From the genome of Gracilimonas sp., one region includes:
- a CDS encoding M28 family metallopeptidase: protein MLMKRFSIIVLVTLLSFSATLMAQSVLNSEHKEHVQQLIRKAMGSDIAWERLTYMADTFGPRFSGSENLENSIDWIVETMKQDGFDKVWTQPVMVPHWVRGEESATLISPREKNLPMLSLGGTVATPQEGITADVIVVKSFDELEKVKGQVKGKIVLYNAEFTSYGRTVQYRVNGAIEAAKHGAVASIIRSVGPYSMKTPHTGTMYYDDQVKKIPHAAITVEDAMLIQRLYDRGEKIKINLNMQAETLPDTESRNVIAEIKGSEFPDEIIVMGGHIDSWDVGQGVMDDGGGCVAAWEAVRLMNELGIKPKRTIRVVLWTNEENGLRGAEEYHRWVKEDEKSLQNHVLAIESDAGVFDPIGFGFSGSERAYEILSEIGSTLQPIESGQVTKGGGGADIGPLMRDGVPGMGLVVDGSRYFWYHHTDADTMDKLDKEDFNECVATMAVFAYAVADIEEKLPW from the coding sequence ATGCTCATGAAACGCTTCTCTATTATCGTTCTTGTTACCTTACTTTCCTTTTCTGCAACACTTATGGCACAATCAGTGCTTAACTCAGAGCATAAGGAACATGTTCAGCAACTCATTCGAAAAGCAATGGGTAGTGATATAGCCTGGGAACGGCTTACCTATATGGCTGATACATTCGGGCCCCGTTTCAGTGGATCAGAAAACCTGGAGAATTCCATCGACTGGATTGTAGAGACCATGAAGCAAGATGGTTTTGATAAGGTTTGGACGCAGCCCGTTATGGTTCCTCATTGGGTGCGTGGGGAAGAGTCAGCAACCCTGATTTCACCCCGGGAAAAGAATTTACCTATGCTGAGCCTTGGAGGTACCGTTGCCACTCCTCAAGAAGGAATCACTGCTGATGTTATCGTTGTAAAAAGCTTTGATGAACTGGAGAAAGTCAAAGGTCAGGTTAAAGGTAAAATCGTTCTCTATAATGCTGAATTTACATCCTATGGTCGAACTGTCCAATACCGGGTTAACGGAGCCATTGAAGCCGCAAAACACGGAGCCGTGGCAAGTATCATTCGATCCGTTGGCCCTTATTCCATGAAAACTCCTCATACCGGTACCATGTATTATGATGATCAAGTTAAAAAAATTCCCCATGCTGCCATTACTGTCGAGGATGCCATGCTTATTCAGCGGTTATATGATCGTGGTGAAAAGATTAAAATCAACTTGAACATGCAGGCTGAAACCCTGCCAGATACGGAATCCAGAAATGTAATCGCTGAGATAAAAGGCTCAGAGTTTCCGGATGAAATTATTGTAATGGGCGGACATATTGATTCATGGGATGTTGGACAAGGCGTGATGGACGACGGTGGTGGCTGTGTTGCTGCCTGGGAAGCGGTACGGTTAATGAATGAACTTGGTATCAAGCCAAAACGAACCATTCGCGTGGTACTCTGGACCAATGAAGAAAATGGGTTGCGTGGAGCTGAAGAATATCACCGCTGGGTTAAAGAAGATGAAAAATCGTTGCAAAACCATGTATTGGCCATTGAATCTGATGCCGGCGTATTTGATCCGATTGGATTTGGTTTTTCAGGAAGCGAGCGTGCTTATGAAATTCTTTCCGAGATTGGCTCTACCCTTCAGCCTATTGAATCCGGACAGGTAACCAAAGGTGGCGGAGGAGCTGATATCGGTCCCCTGATGCGTGACGGTGTTCCGGGAATGGGCCTGGTTGTAGATGGATCTCGTTACTTCTGGTATCATCATACAGATGCCGACACCATGGATAAGCTGGATAAGGAAGACTTCAATGAATGTGTAGCCACCATGGCTGTATTTGCTTATGCCGTTGCTGATATAGAAGAAAAACTTCCCTGGTAA
- a CDS encoding RNA methyltransferase: MDSSKRRALTEYLRDFATEARWDKIEEVAQQRTRYLSVVVEDIYQPHNASAVLRSCDGFGIQDVHIIENTNEFDASNQVTIGADQWLTLHRYKNPKSDNTELCFNKLKEQGYKVIATSPHENDTNLNDLPLDQKTALVFGTELDGISDRAKELADGFVKIPMAGFSESFNISVSAAVCLYNLTRRLRASSIDWKLSEEEIEELKYQWLRKSIKAGEQLEQAFLENKS; encoded by the coding sequence ATGGATTCATCTAAAAGACGGGCTTTAACGGAATATCTTAGAGATTTTGCTACGGAAGCCCGATGGGATAAAATTGAGGAAGTGGCTCAGCAAAGAACCCGCTATTTGAGCGTAGTTGTAGAAGATATTTACCAGCCTCATAATGCCAGCGCTGTGCTAAGGAGCTGCGATGGGTTTGGAATTCAGGATGTACATATCATTGAGAACACCAACGAGTTTGATGCTTCGAATCAGGTGACCATTGGCGCCGATCAATGGCTGACTCTACATCGGTATAAAAATCCTAAATCAGACAATACAGAGCTTTGTTTCAACAAGTTGAAAGAGCAGGGTTATAAAGTGATTGCAACTTCACCTCACGAAAATGATACTAACCTGAATGATTTGCCTCTGGATCAAAAGACGGCTCTTGTTTTTGGTACCGAACTGGATGGAATTAGTGATCGGGCCAAAGAACTGGCAGACGGATTTGTGAAAATACCTATGGCCGGCTTCAGTGAAAGCTTCAACATCTCGGTTAGTGCGGCTGTCTGCCTCTATAACCTAACCCGCCGACTAAGAGCGTCAAGTATTGACTGGAAGCTCTCAGAAGAGGAAATAGAGGAGTTAAAATATCAGTGGCTCAGAAAGTCTATTAAAGCCGGGGAGCAGCTGGAGCAAGCCTTTCTGGAAAACAAAAGCTAA
- a CDS encoding response regulator transcription factor, producing the protein MNILVIEDDPSVRTLVKAVLEHNGNSVSTADNATDGEANAVGNDFDMIILDLGLPDGDGYEVCKNIRDKNVTTPVLILSGEQETDVKVKCLKVGADDYLTKPFNTEELIARMDAIKRRTESGGEQQLTCGELKVDLLKREFSINSEKVQLTNNEFNLLVYFLKNRNRVITQEELAEKVWDIHFDTQTNYINVYISYLRKKIREHTDVDYIETIRKKGFVFRCE; encoded by the coding sequence ATGAATATACTAGTAATCGAAGACGATCCGTCTGTTCGTACGCTTGTAAAGGCCGTTCTCGAGCACAACGGAAATTCAGTTTCCACCGCTGATAATGCTACAGATGGAGAAGCCAATGCCGTAGGGAATGATTTTGATATGATCATCCTCGATTTGGGATTACCTGATGGAGACGGCTATGAGGTTTGTAAAAACATTCGGGATAAGAATGTTACCACACCGGTGCTGATTCTTTCTGGAGAGCAGGAAACAGATGTGAAGGTAAAGTGCTTGAAAGTTGGTGCGGATGATTACCTGACCAAGCCATTTAATACCGAAGAGCTTATTGCCAGAATGGATGCCATCAAAAGGCGAACGGAGTCGGGAGGGGAGCAACAACTCACCTGTGGAGAACTTAAAGTAGATTTATTGAAGCGAGAGTTCTCAATCAATAGTGAGAAAGTTCAGCTAACAAATAACGAATTTAACTTACTGGTCTACTTCCTTAAAAACAGAAATCGTGTAATTACACAGGAAGAACTGGCTGAGAAAGTCTGGGATATACATTTCGATACCCAGACTAATTATATCAATGTGTACATCAGTTACCTGAGAAAGAAAATCCGAGAGCATACTGATGTGGACTACATAGAAACCATTCGTAAAAAAGGATTTGTATTCCGGTGCGAATGA
- the bioB gene encoding biotin synthase BioB, with protein MAVIRNDWTKEEISDIYNTPLMELIYRAQTVHREHHETGEVQVCTLLSIKTGGCSEDCAYCPQSARYDTDVNAQKMMPKEMILASAERAKEAGSTRFCMGAAWRSARKTKDFDKVLDVVSEIADMGLEVCATLGMLDDDQAKKLKEAGLYAYNHNLDSSEDFYKKIITTRSYDDRLDTIKKVQDNDISVCSGGIIGMGETHDDRIGLLYTLSNLDKHPESVPVNALIAVEGTPMENQPKVPSWDMARMIATARILMPESMVRLSAGRVRMNFEEQALCFMAGANSIFTGEKLLTTDNNELEEDMHMFELFGLKPRPAYKNAKPEHVPEAIA; from the coding sequence ATGGCTGTAATTCGTAACGACTGGACAAAAGAAGAAATCTCCGATATCTATAACACCCCACTTATGGAGTTAATCTATCGGGCCCAAACGGTTCACCGCGAACATCATGAAACCGGGGAAGTTCAGGTTTGTACGTTACTGTCCATCAAAACCGGAGGCTGCTCTGAAGATTGCGCTTATTGTCCCCAATCCGCCCGCTACGACACCGATGTAAACGCACAGAAAATGATGCCAAAGGAAATGATTCTGGCATCCGCAGAACGAGCCAAAGAAGCAGGAAGTACCCGTTTTTGCATGGGAGCCGCCTGGAGAAGCGCTCGTAAAACCAAAGATTTTGATAAGGTCCTAGACGTCGTTTCTGAAATTGCAGATATGGGACTGGAAGTATGCGCAACCCTTGGAATGCTGGATGACGACCAGGCCAAGAAACTGAAAGAAGCCGGACTTTATGCCTACAATCATAATCTGGACAGCAGCGAAGATTTCTACAAAAAGATCATTACTACCCGCAGTTATGACGACCGTCTCGATACCATTAAAAAAGTACAGGACAATGACATTTCTGTATGCTCTGGCGGTATTATAGGAATGGGAGAAACTCATGATGACCGTATTGGGCTTCTTTACACCCTCTCAAATCTTGACAAGCATCCTGAATCGGTTCCGGTTAATGCACTGATTGCTGTAGAAGGAACCCCGATGGAAAATCAGCCTAAGGTGCCAAGCTGGGACATGGCTCGTATGATTGCGACAGCCCGAATTCTGATGCCGGAATCTATGGTTCGCCTTTCGGCTGGAAGGGTTCGTATGAATTTTGAAGAACAGGCACTATGTTTCATGGCCGGAGCGAATTCTATCTTTACCGGAGAAAAGCTCCTCACCACCGACAACAACGAGCTGGAAGAAGACATGCATATGTTCGAGCTTTTTGGGCTGAAACCCCGTCCGGCTTATAAGAATGCCAAACCAGAACATGTGCCCGAAGCAATTGCTTAA